The segment GGAATACAAACTTTTACTTTCAACTTTTAACTTTTTGCTTTTTTAATACTGACGTGACCATAAAAGAAACTGgcttcaaattgtttccaaaCTCTGCACCAGcttcaatcaaaaaagaGAATGAGGTTTCTAACCTTAACTTTGTATTCGTAATATATCAGCCTTGGTGAGAGCATTCGTTCAATATATAGACGAGGATCATCGATTTTGAAGTATGATGTCCGACACCTGGTTATTATTTACTCCTCTTGTAACTTTTCCTAGTTGTGAAGCACACTCGTTGGCGCGACTTCACAATAACCGATTCCGATTTAAGCAAAAGCAATCATTTTATATATGTGGTGCATACCACATGTGGCTCAAAACATCGGATTTCCGTCCATTGTATGGTATATTTATTACATTGTGGAGCAAGGATGCAAGGCTAGGAGCGATTAAGAACGCCGAGGATTAGTAGCCGATAAATAGTTTCTACGACTAAGATATTTAATTTAAACGTATGATCAATATTCTCATAACTATCTTTAAACAATAGAATTATGTACATCATTTTTTAACTTACTCATTATGATAGCCTTGGTCATGTAAAATCAGATTGAAAGGGATGTTGGAAAAAGGTTAGAGCCGGATAGTTTTATAATCGCGGGATCGATGGCTAATGGATgtaaaattgatgatatgaTTCTATGCATGTTAAATTATATTGGCGTAACTTGCATAAAAATGCTAAACGTTATCACgtccaattcaaaaaataaCAGTGTGTATTTGTCAAGAAATTAGCCCCAATTTCTCCACCAACActattttgcaaaatgattCATTTATTTCAATGAGCTGAGTGCAGTGCCTTGAACTATGGCTCCAATCTTTTAAACCAGTCTAATTGCATGATGATTTGTAAGAGAATTCGTATGGTGGCAACTTGTAACTCAATCATTTGTCTTTTTGCGTTTTGCGGGATTTTTTTACTCCTTGAAATGcattttgtgttttgtgttTTATTCCGTGACTTTCTCTCTTTGCTCTCCCTAACTACTCTTCCTGATCTTCCATTGACTTCCTTTAAATGTGTATTTTCACCATGATCCtatgatatatatattttgacTATAAATAGGGGTCACCTTTTACCCCTATTCTCCTATTTCTATACCCTCTTATTTCCTTACTATCAATCATTTACTCATTTCACTAAAGCGAAGAACCTTGTCTTTTTTGCAGCCACTGAACCTatacacaaaattaatCATTTAACCGCTGAAAGTACAAATTTCACATAGAAAAGACTCCCCGCAtattatttcaaaaatgagCTTTACCCAACTTTCTGATTTGGTCAAACGTAACCGTGCTGTTGACATCAACCCACCCCCATCAGAGTCTGACATCAATTTAACCAGCCATGGTAGTGACTGGTTATGGGCCGCTTTTTCAGTATTTGCTTTACTTGCAATTTGCCATGGTTTTATCTACAGTTTGGTTAGTGTACGCAGAAGTGGTATCAAGAaatcattgttgacaattCCATTGTTTACCAATGCTGTTATGGCATTTGCTTACTACACGTATGCTTCAAACTTGGGTTACACTTGGATTGAGACTGAGTTCCACCACGTCTCCACTGATAGGGGATTATTTGTGCGTCAAATCTTCTACACAAAGTTTGTTGGATGGTTCTTGTGTTGGCCATTAGTTTTGGTCATCTTTACTGTTAATACTCATACAAGCTTGACAGATGACAGAGAAGATatcttgaaaaagattttgcaaGTGTTTTCTGCCATTTTTACCAGAAtcttatcaattgaagtatTTGTTTTGGGTTTGTTGATTGGTGCTTTGATTAGATCTACTTACAAATGGGGTTACTTTACCTTTGCAACTGTTGCTTTGTTGTTCACAATCTATCTTGTCTGTGTCGATTTGCACAACAGTTTCCAATCAGTCAACAAGAGCTTGGTTGCTAATTTGGTGataatctttgaaattgtcgTTTGGATCTTGTATCCAGTTTGTTGGGGTTTGTCAGAAGGTGGTAATGTAATCCAACCAGATTCAGAAGCTGTATTCTATGGTATCTTGGATCTTATCAACTTTGGATTTGTTCCTGTCATTTTGACTTGGATTGCTGTCAACACTATTGATGAGGACTTCTTTACCAAGATCTGGCACTTccatttgaacaacaatGTCAGTGTAGAACGTGATGCTGAAAAGTCTGTTGGTGAGACTACCCCAAGACACTCTGGTGATACCACAGTTGCACCAGCAGGAGTTCACcaagaagaggaagagcATGTTTAAAGAAGTAGAGGACACTTTATAATGTGATGAATTATATTTTTGAGAAGTATGAATTTTGTCGAATTTTGCATTCATTTNNNNNNNNNNNNNNNNNNNNNNNNNNNNNNNNNNNNNNNNNNNNNNNNNNNNNNNNNNNNNNNNNNNNNNNNNNNNNNNNNNNNNNNNNNNNNNNNNNNNNNNNNNNNNNNNNNNNNNNNNNNNNNNNNNNNNNNNNNNNNNNNNNNNNNNNNNNNNNNNNNNNNNNNNNNNNNNNNNNNNNNNNNNNNNNNNNNNNNNNNNNNNNNNNNNNNNNNNNNNNNNNNNNNNNNNNNNNNNNNNNNNNNNNNNNNNNNNNNNNNNNNNNNNNNNNNNNNNNNNNNNNNNNNNNNNNNNNNNNNNNNNNNNNNNNNNNNNNNNNNNNNNNNNNNNNNNNNNNNNNNNNNNNNNNNNNNNNNNNNNNNNNNNNNNNNNNNNNNNNNNNNNNNNNNNNNNNNNNNNNNNNNNNNNNNNNNNNNNNNNNNNNNNNNNNNNNNNNNNNNNNNNNNNNNNNNNNNNNNNNNNNNNNNNNNNNNNNNNNNNNNNNNNNNNNNNNNNNNNNNNNNNNNNNNNNNNNNNNNNNNNNNNNNNNNNNNNNNNNNNNNNNNNNNNNNNNNNNNNNNNNNNNNNNNNNNNNNNNNNNNNNNNNNNNNNNNNNNNNNNNNNNNNNNNNNNNNNNNNNNNNNNNNNNNNNNNNNNNNNNNNNNNNNNNNNNNNNNNNNNNNNNNNNNNNNNNNNNNNNNNNNNNNNNNNNNNNNNNNNNNNNNNNNNNNNNNNNNNNNNNNNNNNNNNNNNNNNNNNNNNNNNNNNNNNNNNNNNNNNNNNNNNNNNNNNNNNNNNNNNNNNNNNNNNNNNNNNNNNNNNNNNNNNNNNNNNNNNNNNNNNNNNNNNNNNNNNNNNNNNNNNNNNNNNNNNNNNNNNNNNNNNNNNNNNNNNNNNNNNNNNNNNNNNNNNNNNNNNNNNNNNNNNNNNNNNNNNNNNNNNNNNNNNNNNNNNNNNNNNNNNNNNNNNNNNNNNNNNNNNNNNNNNNNNNNNNNNNNNNNNNNNNNNNNNNNNNNNNNNNNNNNNNNNNNNNNNNNNNNNNNNNNNNNNNNNNNNNNNNNNNNNNNNNNNNNNNNNNNNNNNNNNNTGCCTAAGCCAGAGAAGAAGACACAATAGGATGTGCTATTCTGAATTATGATATTGCCTCGGTGTAGAAATATATTCAAGCGCATAGCATCTAGAGTATTTTCTTTATGTGTATATGCAGTAGATCTAGGTGTGTAACTGTATATATCGTCAAGGGTACTTTGTAAAAATAGAAAGATACCTTATTCACCTTCTCGTTTGACCTCTTTCGTGTAATAAGAGAGGGCTCCGAAAAAGGTTCTGTAAACAGGGTTTGTAAAAATTGTCACttcaaataaattttcaCAACTTTTGTTGCCACACTGCTATTCAGATCCTGCTTTACCAAAGACTCTACCCCATATCTATCACTGCTCTTCCAGCATGTCAGCAGGTAGTCAAAAGAAGCTAGCGATTAGGAACAAATCGATATTGTACCAATTACGTTACATCGCAGCAACAGTCAATCTTATCGCCATCATTGCAATTTTTTACTTTAGTCGTCCATCAAGATCCATCACATACATATTATTATCCATTCCTAGTTTTGTCCTCCAATATGTATTAGAATCATCAGGCTCGCCTAAGATTGGCCCCGATGGGAAAGTAATTGCTTCTGGTGCCGATATTTTACAAAAGGGCTCATTATTTGAGTATTGTTTCGATATTATTTATTTGACTTGGATTTTGGAtgtgttgatgattgttTTGGGAAGTAATAAAGTATGGTGGGGATATGTAATGATCCCTGGGTATGCCATCTACAAGATAAGTGGGTTCGTTTTGCCCTTCTTTAAAAAAACAGGTGGAGCAGCCCAAcaaaatgaagttgatgggGATGTTTCTGGTTCTGCTACAAGGAAAGACAATTCGGGGTTAAGTAAACGTCAGCAGAAGTTGAAAGcaagacaagaaaaagggCCCGCTGTTAGATATAGGTAGAGAGTTGTATAGTCAATGTAAGATGAAATTTGTATAAAAGCCAATTGTAGAATTCTACGAGACAAAATATTCCCAATGAAGGAAAATTTTCGACAATCCATTGCAACCAAGTCTTTATCCACATACATATACCGTAACTCAATGCCCACAATCAA is part of the Candida orthopsilosis Co 90-125, chromosome 2 draft sequence genome and harbors:
- a CDS encoding Hsp30 heat shock protein, translated to MSFTQLSDLVKRNRAVDINPPPSESDINLTSHGSDWLWAAFSVFALLAICHGFIYSLVSVRRSGIKKSLLTIPLFTNAVMAFAYYTYASNLGYTWIETEFHHVSTDRGLFVRQIFYTKFVGWFLCWPLVLVIFTVNTHTSLTDDREDILKKILQVFSAIFTRILSIEVFVLGLLIGALIRSTYKWGYFTFATVALLFTIYLVCVDLHNSFQSVNKSLVANLVIIFEIVVWILYPVCWGLSEGGNVIQPDSEAVFYGILDLINFGFVPVILTWIAVNTIDEDFFTKIWHFHLNNNVSVERDAEKSVGETTPRHSGDTTVAPAGVHQEEEEHV